The Mucilaginibacter mallensis genome has a segment encoding these proteins:
- the hisD gene encoding histidinol dehydrogenase, giving the protein MKTYKYSDLSKANISKLVQRNVDPAHEVRDAVEEILAKVKLHGDKALYDYALKFEKVVLDKLYLTKSELSEIAEGVSVEQKTALDTAYNNIYKFHQTQLKTEDKVETMPGVTCWREVRAIEKVGLYIPGGTAVLPSTFLMLGIPARIAGCSEIVVCTPPQKNGKVNPFIAYVALLLDIDTVYLTGGAQAIAAMAYGTKTITKTDKIFGPGNQFVTKAKTIVQSTTTTAIDMPAGPSEVLVIADETANPVYIAADLLAQAEHGVDSQSILVTTSAQIAEQTIAELKKQLPVLPRAEIAGKAIDNSYIVITNTLDEAMQFSNEYAPEHLILATENWKNITDKIVNAGSVFLGNLTPESAGDYASGTNHTLPTSSFAKAYSGVSVDSFVKKITFQHLSREGVKNIGRTVEVLAELEGLQAHKNAVSVRLEKQ; this is encoded by the coding sequence ATGAAAACATACAAGTATTCAGACTTAAGCAAAGCAAACATCAGCAAACTGGTTCAGCGTAATGTTGACCCGGCGCATGAGGTGCGCGATGCAGTTGAGGAAATTCTCGCCAAAGTAAAACTACATGGCGACAAGGCACTCTATGATTATGCGCTTAAGTTTGAAAAAGTAGTATTGGATAAGCTCTACCTTACTAAAAGTGAGCTTTCAGAAATTGCTGAAGGTGTATCAGTTGAACAAAAAACTGCATTAGATACCGCTTATAACAACATCTACAAGTTTCACCAAACACAGCTAAAAACCGAGGACAAGGTAGAAACCATGCCTGGTGTAACCTGCTGGCGCGAGGTAAGGGCTATTGAAAAAGTAGGCTTATACATCCCCGGCGGTACAGCGGTTTTACCAAGCACCTTTTTAATGCTGGGTATACCTGCCCGTATTGCAGGCTGCAGTGAAATAGTGGTTTGCACGCCACCGCAAAAGAATGGCAAGGTGAATCCGTTTATCGCCTACGTGGCCTTATTGTTGGATATTGATACCGTTTACCTTACAGGCGGTGCGCAGGCAATAGCGGCAATGGCATATGGCACAAAAACCATTACTAAAACCGATAAGATCTTTGGCCCAGGCAACCAATTTGTAACCAAGGCTAAAACCATTGTACAATCAACTACTACAACAGCCATTGATATGCCTGCGGGCCCGTCAGAAGTACTGGTTATTGCCGATGAAACAGCTAACCCGGTTTACATAGCTGCCGATCTGCTTGCACAGGCAGAGCATGGTGTTGATAGTCAGTCTATATTAGTTACTACATCAGCACAAATTGCAGAGCAAACCATTGCAGAATTAAAGAAGCAATTACCGGTATTACCACGAGCAGAAATTGCAGGAAAAGCAATAGACAACTCTTACATCGTGATAACAAATACGTTGGATGAGGCTATGCAGTTCAGTAATGAATATGCACCCGAGCATTTGATATTAGCTACCGAAAACTGGAAAAACATAACCGATAAAATAGTTAACGCAGGTTCGGTATTCCTGGGTAATTTGACCCCGGAGAGTGCCGGTGATTATGCATCAGGCACAAACCATACCCTGCCTACCAGTTCATTTGCAAAGGCCTATTCAGGTGTTTCGGTTGATTCGTTTGTTAAGAAGATCACTTTCCAGCATCTATCGCGGGAAGGCGTTAAAAATATAGGCCGCACCGTTGAAGTTTTAGCGGAGCTGGAAGGCTTACAGGCACATAAAAACGCGGTAAGTGTGAGATTAGAAAAGCAATAA